From the Vibrio metoecus genome, one window contains:
- the prpB gene encoding methylisocitrate lyase yields the protein MSLSPGAKFRLAVKTHHPLQIVGTINPYCAMMAKSIGHQAIYLSGGGIANASYGLPDLGITTLNDVLVDVERITNACDLPLLVDIDTGFGGAFNIARSIKAMEKAGAAAVHMEDQVAQKRCGHRPNKAIVSQQEMVDRVKAAVDARINPEFVIMARTDALAVEGMDSAIERAIACVEAGADMIFPEAMTELKQYEQFSTALRSATGKHVPILANITEFGQTPLYSGEQLAAVNVDMVLYPLSAFRAMNKAAENVYRHLLEHGNQEALLDQMQTRKELYAYLHYHEYEDKLDQLFSNNP from the coding sequence ATGAGTTTAAGTCCTGGCGCCAAATTCAGGCTGGCAGTGAAAACCCATCATCCACTGCAAATCGTCGGCACCATCAACCCTTACTGCGCCATGATGGCGAAAAGTATCGGCCATCAAGCGATTTATCTCTCTGGCGGTGGCATTGCCAATGCCTCGTACGGCTTGCCAGATTTGGGCATCACCACACTCAATGACGTGTTGGTGGATGTGGAACGCATCACCAACGCCTGCGATTTGCCTTTGCTGGTGGATATTGATACCGGATTTGGCGGCGCATTTAACATTGCTCGCTCCATCAAAGCGATGGAAAAAGCCGGAGCCGCGGCGGTACACATGGAAGATCAGGTGGCGCAAAAACGCTGTGGTCATCGTCCGAATAAAGCGATTGTTAGTCAGCAAGAGATGGTGGATCGCGTCAAAGCCGCAGTGGATGCGCGCATTAATCCTGAGTTTGTGATCATGGCGCGCACCGATGCGTTAGCGGTAGAAGGCATGGACAGTGCAATTGAACGTGCGATCGCTTGTGTGGAAGCGGGCGCAGACATGATTTTCCCCGAAGCCATGACCGAACTGAAACAGTACGAGCAGTTTTCGACGGCACTGCGCAGTGCCACAGGTAAACATGTACCGATTTTGGCCAACATTACTGAGTTCGGTCAGACACCCCTTTACAGCGGTGAACAACTGGCGGCCGTGAATGTCGATATGGTGCTGTACCCACTCAGCGCTTTCCGAGCCATGAATAAGGCGGCGGAAAATGTGTATCGCCACTTGCTAGAACACGGTAATCAGGAAGCGCTGCTCGATCAAATGCAAACGCGTAAAGAGCTGTACGCTTATCTGCATTACCACGAATACGAAGACAAGCTAGATCAGCTGTTTTCAAACAATCCCTAA
- a CDS encoding GntR family transcriptional regulator, whose translation MKSSPLVRQASTEKESTKSENLTEYLIEAIVEGQLAPGGKISEPELAKQFQVSRGPLREALMRVEGLGLIERIPHIGARVIQLSPVKLVELYAVREALEGMAARLAARNIIEIELAGLESLLSTHSTHIDQVEGASYFHQQGDFDFHYRIIQASRNQQLIGLLCDELYHLLRMYRYQSPRSHSRPVEALEEHKFILRAIRQRDEELAEMLMRRHISRSRQLIEQQIMLDAQQQG comes from the coding sequence ATGAAAAGTAGTCCGTTAGTCCGCCAAGCGAGCACTGAAAAAGAGAGCACCAAATCAGAGAATCTAACCGAATATCTGATTGAAGCCATTGTTGAAGGTCAGCTCGCGCCGGGCGGTAAAATCTCTGAACCTGAGCTCGCCAAACAGTTTCAAGTCAGCCGTGGCCCACTGCGTGAAGCGTTAATGCGAGTGGAAGGGCTTGGGTTGATTGAACGTATTCCGCACATCGGTGCGCGAGTGATTCAATTGTCACCCGTTAAACTGGTTGAGCTGTATGCAGTGCGCGAAGCTCTGGAAGGCATGGCCGCAAGGTTAGCAGCGCGCAATATTATTGAAATCGAACTGGCGGGCTTAGAAAGCTTATTGTCGACACATTCGACCCATATCGATCAGGTTGAAGGCGCTTCTTACTTTCACCAGCAGGGTGATTTCGATTTCCACTATCGAATTATTCAAGCCAGCCGCAATCAACAACTGATTGGCTTGCTGTGTGATGAGCTTTACCACTTGCTGCGTATGTATCGTTACCAATCACCGCGCTCGCATTCGCGTCCGGTAGAAGCTTTGGAAGAACACAAATTTATTCTGCGTGCGATTCGCCAACGAGACGAAGAGTTGGCCGAAATGCTGATGCGTCGCCACATCTCGCGCAGTCGTCAATTGATCGAACAACAAATAATGCTGGATGCCCAACAACAAGGTTAA
- the prpC gene encoding bifunctional 2-methylcitrate synthase/citrate synthase — translation MSAAKELGGAGLRGQSAGSTALCTVGKTGTGLTYRGYDITDLAHHAQFEEVAHLLLVGHLPTQAELEQYKTRLIGLRGLPEKLKQALELIPAEAHPMDVMRTGCSILGNLEPEHTFAEQQSATERMLALFPAIICYWYRFSHDGVRIDTADQSEDSIGGYFLKMLTGQAPSELFKKVMHCSLTLYAEHEFNASTFAARVCASTLSDIHSCVTGAIGTLRGPLHGGANEAAMAMIEQWHSADEAEAGIMRMLANKEKIMGFGHAIYRESDPRNALIKEWSKALSEAVGDSHLYAVSERVEAVMKREKDLFCNADFFHASAYHFMGIPTKLFTPIFVMSRLTGWAAHVYEQRANNRIIRPSADYVGPEHQTWLPIEQRG, via the coding sequence ATGTCTGCTGCAAAAGAGTTGGGCGGAGCAGGGCTGCGCGGCCAAAGCGCGGGAAGCACCGCTTTATGTACAGTGGGTAAAACGGGAACCGGGTTAACCTACCGTGGTTACGACATTACCGATTTGGCCCATCATGCTCAGTTTGAAGAGGTTGCACACCTGCTATTGGTGGGGCATTTGCCAACGCAAGCGGAGCTGGAACAGTACAAAACTCGTTTGATTGGCCTGCGCGGTTTACCCGAAAAACTCAAGCAAGCACTGGAATTGATCCCAGCTGAAGCGCATCCGATGGATGTGATGCGCACGGGCTGCTCCATTCTTGGCAACCTTGAGCCTGAACATACCTTTGCAGAGCAACAATCGGCTACCGAGCGTATGTTGGCGCTGTTTCCGGCGATCATCTGTTACTGGTATCGCTTCAGTCATGACGGGGTGCGGATTGATACCGCCGATCAAAGTGAAGATTCGATTGGCGGCTATTTCCTCAAAATGCTCACCGGCCAAGCGCCGAGCGAGCTGTTCAAAAAAGTGATGCACTGCTCGCTCACTCTGTACGCCGAGCATGAATTCAATGCTTCTACCTTTGCAGCAAGAGTCTGTGCGTCAACCTTGTCGGATATTCACTCTTGTGTGACGGGTGCGATTGGTACACTGCGTGGGCCTTTGCATGGCGGAGCGAATGAAGCTGCGATGGCGATGATTGAGCAGTGGCACAGTGCCGATGAAGCGGAAGCGGGCATCATGCGCATGTTGGCGAACAAAGAGAAAATCATGGGCTTTGGCCACGCGATTTATCGTGAGAGTGACCCACGCAATGCATTAATCAAAGAGTGGTCGAAGGCGCTTTCTGAAGCAGTGGGGGATTCTCATCTCTACGCTGTTTCTGAGCGCGTGGAAGCGGTGATGAAGCGTGAAAAAGACCTCTTCTGTAATGCGGACTTCTTCCACGCCTCGGCCTATCACTTTATGGGCATTCCGACCAAATTGTTCACGCCAATCTTTGTGATGAGCCGTTTAACTGGCTGGGCTGCGCATGTTTATGAGCAGCGTGCGAATAACCGAATTATTCGCCCAAGCGCCGATTATGTAGGGCCTGAGCATCAAACTTGGTTGCCGATTGAACAGCGTGGCTAA
- a CDS encoding tripartite tricarboxylate transporter substrate binding protein produces MLKFFKPSLTAAMLAATFSFSSLAADIEKIHFIVPGGAGGGWDMTARATGDALMKAKLIENASYQNLSGGGGGKAIAHLIETAERQQDTLMVNSTPIVIRSLSGVFPQSFRDLTPVAEIVSDYGAFVVAGDSKYTSWEQVVADFKANPKQIKIAGGSARGSMDHLVAAAAFKGQGLDPKEVRYVAYDAGGSAMTALLSGETQVLSTGLGEVLEMSKSGQVRVLAITSPKRLDIAPDIPTLADYGNPTTFVNWRGYFAAPGVSAEKVAEWNEVFKKMFASEEWKVIRDRNGWIDSYKGDKEFYAFLEEQEKQMADLMRELGFLK; encoded by the coding sequence ATGTTGAAGTTTTTTAAACCTTCTCTCACCGCCGCCATGCTGGCCGCTACTTTTTCTTTCTCCTCTCTCGCGGCTGACATTGAAAAAATCCACTTTATTGTACCCGGTGGTGCTGGTGGTGGCTGGGATATGACTGCGCGCGCTACTGGTGATGCGCTAATGAAAGCGAAGCTGATCGAAAACGCCTCTTACCAAAACCTTTCTGGTGGCGGTGGCGGTAAAGCGATTGCACACCTGATTGAAACGGCAGAACGTCAACAAGATACGCTGATGGTAAACTCAACCCCGATTGTTATCCGTTCACTGTCTGGCGTTTTCCCACAATCTTTCCGTGATTTAACGCCCGTTGCTGAAATCGTCTCTGACTACGGTGCTTTCGTGGTGGCAGGTGATTCGAAATATACCTCTTGGGAACAAGTGGTTGCGGATTTCAAAGCCAACCCGAAACAAATCAAAATTGCAGGTGGTTCTGCGCGCGGCAGTATGGACCACTTAGTCGCAGCGGCGGCCTTTAAAGGCCAAGGCTTAGATCCAAAAGAAGTGCGTTACGTGGCTTATGATGCGGGCGGCTCAGCCATGACAGCTCTGCTCTCTGGTGAAACTCAAGTGCTTTCTACTGGTTTAGGCGAAGTGCTGGAGATGTCGAAATCCGGTCAAGTGCGCGTTTTAGCGATCACCTCTCCAAAACGTTTGGACATCGCACCCGATATTCCAACCCTTGCCGACTATGGCAACCCAACCACCTTCGTTAACTGGCGTGGCTACTTTGCCGCACCGGGCGTAAGCGCAGAAAAAGTGGCGGAGTGGAACGAAGTGTTCAAGAAGATGTTCGCTAGCGAAGAGTGGAAAGTGATCCGCGATCGTAATGGCTGGATTGACAGCTACAAAGGCGACAAAGAGTTTTACGCTTTCCTTGAAGAGCAAGAGAAGCAAATGGCAGACCTGATGCGTGAGCTTGGTTTCCTGAAGTAA
- a CDS encoding tripartite tricarboxylate transporter permease has product MLDGILQGLATAVMPTNLMMVMIGCFVGTFIGMLPGLGPISAIALMIPITYGLEPASGLILMAGVYYGAIFGGSTSSILINAPGCSSTVVTAFDGYPMAQKGQAGKALALAAYASFTGGTLSAIMLLFAAPALAKVSLSFQSSDYFALMLVGLSAVAAFAGKGQVIKAWMMTVLGLMLSTVGIDKGIGVERFTFGLTDLMDGFSFLLLAMATFALGETLMGILKPDGDNSANEQEQMKNIGSMKLTREEVREAAPVSLRSSILGFFTGVLPGAGATIAAFLAYGMERNLAPKGKKEEFGQGSIRGLVAPESANNAASSGSFVPLLTLGIPGSGTTAIMLGALIAYGIQPGPRLFVEHPDIFWSVIISMYVGNIVLLILNLPLIPYISKLLAVPRTVLLPMILFFSITGVYLVSFNTMDVYVMILVAMGAIALRLANFPLAPLLLGFILGGLMEENLRRALIITDGEISFLWERPITLAFTVLAIVTLLSPLFGRLMERKKRPTGVKLPH; this is encoded by the coding sequence ATGTTAGACGGAATTTTACAAGGGCTGGCAACGGCGGTAATGCCGACCAACCTGATGATGGTCATGATCGGCTGCTTCGTCGGCACTTTCATCGGTATGTTGCCCGGCTTAGGCCCCATTTCAGCCATTGCGCTGATGATCCCGATTACTTACGGTTTAGAACCTGCTTCAGGCTTAATCCTGATGGCTGGCGTTTACTACGGCGCGATTTTTGGTGGCTCAACCTCTTCGATTTTGATCAATGCTCCGGGCTGTTCTTCAACGGTGGTGACTGCGTTTGACGGCTACCCAATGGCGCAAAAAGGCCAAGCGGGTAAAGCTCTGGCACTCGCCGCTTACGCCTCGTTCACTGGCGGTACACTCTCAGCCATTATGTTGCTGTTTGCCGCACCAGCACTGGCCAAAGTATCACTCAGCTTCCAATCGTCAGACTATTTCGCGCTGATGTTGGTCGGCCTTTCAGCCGTAGCCGCCTTTGCGGGTAAAGGTCAAGTGATAAAGGCATGGATGATGACCGTACTCGGCTTAATGCTTTCAACAGTTGGTATTGATAAAGGCATTGGTGTCGAACGCTTCACTTTCGGCCTGACCGATTTGATGGATGGCTTTAGCTTCCTACTCTTAGCCATGGCAACTTTTGCCCTTGGTGAAACCTTGATGGGTATTTTAAAACCGGACGGCGATAACAGTGCCAACGAACAAGAGCAGATGAAAAACATCGGTAGCATGAAGCTAACCAGAGAAGAAGTGAGAGAAGCCGCACCGGTTTCACTGCGCTCCTCAATCCTTGGTTTCTTCACTGGCGTTCTACCCGGTGCAGGCGCAACCATTGCGGCTTTCTTGGCTTACGGCATGGAGCGTAATCTCGCACCAAAAGGCAAGAAAGAAGAGTTCGGCCAAGGCTCGATTCGTGGTCTGGTTGCACCAGAGTCCGCCAACAACGCGGCATCAAGCGGCTCATTTGTTCCCCTCTTAACGTTGGGTATCCCTGGGTCTGGTACAACGGCAATTATGCTTGGTGCATTGATTGCTTACGGAATTCAACCAGGTCCTCGTCTGTTTGTTGAGCATCCCGATATCTTCTGGTCAGTGATCATCTCTATGTACGTCGGTAACATCGTACTACTGATCCTGAACTTACCGTTGATTCCGTACATCTCTAAACTGCTAGCAGTACCACGCACTGTATTGCTGCCGATGATTCTGTTCTTCTCCATCACCGGCGTGTATTTGGTGTCGTTCAATACCATGGATGTGTATGTGATGATTCTGGTCGCGATGGGCGCAATTGCCCTGCGTCTGGCGAACTTCCCACTAGCCCCACTCTTACTCGGCTTTATTTTGGGCGGTTTGATGGAAGAGAACTTACGCCGTGCATTGATCATTACGGATGGCGAAATCAGCTTCCTGTGGGAACGCCCAATCACTTTAGCCTTTACCGTATTGGCAATTGTAACGTTACTTAGCCCACTGTTTGGCCGCTTGATGGAACGTAAAAAACGCCCAACAGGTGTGAAATTGCCGCACTAA
- the mglC gene encoding galactose/methyl galactoside ABC transporter permease MglC encodes MDAVKSYAIKHLKEGAIYAVLFILLAVIVIQEPSFLSLRNLSNILTQSSVRVIIALGVAGLIVTQGTDLSAGRQVGLAAVISATLLQSMDNVNKVFPSLGEIPILAVIVSVCLIGAIIGLVNGVIVAYLKVTPFIATLGTMIIVYGINSLYYDSVGASPIAGFDERFTTFTQGFIRIGDFRFSYITFYAIIAIIFMWILWNKTVFGKNIFAVGGNPEAAKVSGVNVPLTLLKVYALSGVFYAFGGMLEAGRIGSATNNLGFLYELDAIAACVVGGVSFAGGVGSIAGVVTGVLIFTVINYGMTYIGVSPYWQYIIKGSIIVFAVALDSMKYANKK; translated from the coding sequence ATGGATGCTGTCAAATCATATGCAATTAAACATTTAAAAGAGGGCGCGATCTACGCAGTGCTGTTTATTCTGCTTGCGGTTATTGTGATTCAAGAGCCCTCATTTCTTAGCCTACGTAACCTCAGTAACATCCTGACTCAATCCTCCGTGCGCGTGATTATTGCACTGGGTGTGGCAGGTTTGATCGTGACCCAAGGTACTGACTTATCCGCAGGTCGCCAAGTTGGTCTAGCCGCGGTTATATCCGCCACCTTGCTGCAATCAATGGATAACGTGAACAAAGTATTCCCAAGTTTGGGTGAAATTCCCATTCTTGCGGTCATTGTCAGCGTTTGCTTGATTGGTGCGATTATCGGTTTGGTGAACGGTGTGATTGTGGCTTATCTCAAAGTAACGCCGTTTATTGCGACCTTAGGTACGATGATCATCGTGTACGGCATTAACTCGCTGTACTACGACTCGGTCGGTGCATCACCGATTGCAGGTTTCGATGAACGCTTCACCACCTTTACTCAAGGCTTTATCCGCATTGGCGATTTCAGGTTCTCCTACATCACCTTCTACGCCATTATCGCGATCATTTTTATGTGGATCCTGTGGAACAAAACGGTATTTGGCAAAAACATTTTTGCGGTTGGTGGTAACCCAGAAGCGGCGAAAGTGTCGGGTGTTAACGTGCCCTTGACCCTGCTTAAAGTGTATGCGCTTTCCGGTGTGTTCTATGCCTTTGGTGGTATGCTCGAAGCTGGACGAATTGGTAGTGCAACCAACAACTTAGGCTTCTTGTATGAGTTGGATGCGATTGCAGCGTGTGTGGTGGGCGGTGTCTCATTCGCTGGCGGTGTGGGGAGTATCGCTGGGGTAGTGACCGGGGTACTGATTTTTACCGTAATCAACTACGGTATGACCTACATCGGCGTTAGCCCGTATTGGCAGTACATCATTAAAGGTTCAATCATCGTTTTCGCTGTTGCGTTGGATTCAATGAAGTACGCGAATAAGAAATAA
- the mglA gene encoding galactose/methyl galactoside ABC transporter ATP-binding protein MglA, translated as MVNQTHEFLLEMTGVSKEFPGVKALDKVNLKVRPHSVHALMGENGAGKSTLLKCLFGIYEKDEGDIIFLGQHVNFSSSKEALESGVSMVHQELNQVKQCSVMDNIWLGRYPTKGFFVDHDKMYRDTKAIFAELDIDIDPRVKVATLSVSQMQMLEIAKAFSYDAKVVIMDEPTSSLTEKEVNHLFTIIKKLKEKGCGVVYISHKMEEIFSICDEITILRDGQWVDTRPLKGLDMDKIISMMVGRELTQRFPEKSNEPKNIILEVKNLTALNQPSIQDISFELRAGEILGVAGLVGSRRTDIVETIFGVRERSAGHVLLHGREMKNHDAHEAIRNGFALVTEERRSTGIYSNLDITFNSLVANVDEYKTPYGLLSDKKMKSDTQWVIDSMRVKTPSHQTNIGSLSGGNQQKVIIGRWLLTQPEILMLDEPTRGIDVGAKYEIYQLILELAKKDKGIIIISSEMPELLGITDRIMVMSNGRNAGIVNTKETSQNEILELASRYL; from the coding sequence CATTCTGTTCACGCCTTGATGGGTGAAAACGGCGCAGGTAAATCTACCTTGCTGAAATGCTTATTTGGTATTTATGAGAAGGATGAGGGCGACATCATTTTTCTTGGCCAGCATGTGAATTTTTCCTCATCAAAAGAGGCGCTGGAATCCGGTGTCTCAATGGTTCACCAAGAGTTGAACCAAGTAAAACAGTGCTCGGTGATGGATAATATTTGGCTTGGCCGTTATCCCACCAAAGGTTTTTTTGTCGATCACGACAAGATGTATCGTGATACTAAAGCGATTTTTGCCGAACTCGATATTGATATCGACCCGAGAGTTAAAGTTGCTACCTTGTCGGTTTCGCAAATGCAGATGCTCGAGATCGCGAAAGCTTTCTCCTACGATGCGAAAGTGGTGATCATGGATGAGCCAACCTCTTCCTTGACCGAAAAAGAGGTAAACCATCTCTTCACCATTATCAAAAAGCTCAAAGAGAAAGGCTGTGGAGTGGTGTATATCTCGCACAAAATGGAAGAGATTTTTTCTATCTGCGATGAAATCACCATTTTACGTGATGGTCAGTGGGTGGATACTCGTCCGTTAAAAGGTTTGGACATGGACAAGATCATTTCGATGATGGTTGGCCGTGAACTGACCCAGCGTTTCCCTGAAAAAAGTAACGAGCCGAAGAATATTATTCTTGAGGTGAAAAACCTCACTGCGCTCAATCAACCCTCGATTCAAGATATTTCGTTTGAATTGCGAGCTGGCGAGATCTTGGGCGTGGCGGGTCTGGTCGGTTCGCGTCGTACCGATATTGTCGAGACCATTTTCGGTGTGCGTGAACGTAGTGCCGGACATGTGTTACTGCATGGACGTGAAATGAAAAATCACGATGCCCATGAAGCGATCAGAAACGGCTTTGCGTTGGTTACCGAAGAGCGTCGCTCAACGGGGATTTATTCCAATTTGGACATCACTTTTAACTCGTTAGTCGCCAACGTCGATGAATACAAAACGCCTTACGGCCTACTCAGCGACAAGAAAATGAAAAGCGACACGCAGTGGGTGATTGACTCGATGCGGGTAAAAACGCCTTCACACCAAACTAATATTGGCTCGCTTTCAGGTGGAAACCAGCAAAAAGTCATCATTGGCCGTTGGCTACTGACTCAACCCGAGATTTTGATGTTGGATGAACCCACTCGCGGTATTGATGTGGGCGCAAAATACGAAATTTACCAGCTGATCCTAGAGCTGGCGAAGAAAGACAAAGGCATCATCATTATTTCCTCTGAGATGCCGGAATTACTCGGTATTACCGACCGGATCATGGTGATGAGCAACGGCCGTAATGCGGGCATTGTGAACACTAAAGAAACCTCTCAGAACGAAATTTTAGAGCTAGCCTCTCGATACCTCTAA
- a CDS encoding tripartite tricarboxylate transporter TctB family protein — MSDLPTKLFTKENMLCRDRVGAMLFLLFSLGYGYQTSLIAMFPGDELEPFNARTLPTILTYAGIALSLLLLVVGQPDKKSGAVLDFNWKLLISFLVLMALYGLGLTYLGFVIATSLFLMAGFYLLGERRKSILLGASFPFVIAFYLLLTKGLDVYLEPGHLFTFG; from the coding sequence ATGTCGGACCTGCCAACCAAATTATTTACCAAAGAGAATATGCTCTGCCGCGATCGAGTGGGAGCCATGCTATTCCTGCTCTTCAGCCTCGGTTATGGCTACCAAACGTCACTGATCGCCATGTTTCCCGGCGATGAACTTGAGCCGTTTAACGCTCGAACCTTACCGACCATTTTGACTTATGCCGGCATCGCACTCTCACTATTATTGTTGGTAGTTGGACAACCCGATAAAAAAAGTGGTGCAGTGCTCGATTTTAACTGGAAATTACTGATCAGTTTCTTAGTCCTGATGGCGCTGTATGGTCTCGGTTTGACGTATCTGGGCTTTGTGATTGCCACATCTCTGTTCCTCATGGCCGGTTTTTACCTACTGGGTGAGCGGCGGAAAAGCATTTTATTGGGGGCATCATTCCCTTTCGTGATTGCCTTTTATTTGTTACTGACCAAAGGACTGGATGTGTATCTTGAACCTGGTCATTTGTTTACTTTCGGATAG